A stretch of DNA from Thermoplasmata archaeon:
GGACCCATCACGAGGAGCTTGGGGTGCACCCGGCGGCTGCCGCACCGCGCGCACGCGGCGATCCCCTCGGGTCCCCACCGTCTCCGCGCCGCCATGCGAGGTGCCTCAGTCCACGCGGATGACCTTGACCCGCTTCCCGATCCAGTCGGGCGGGAGGTACACGCGGCCCGAGCTGCCGCTCTTCGCGACGACCTTCTCGAGCATCTCTTCGCCGAACACCTCGAACTTGGATTCTCTGCGCGTCCGCGCCATGGCGGCTCCCCCGTGAGGGCACGCCCCGCGCGGAGATAAACGTTTGCCGGGTTGGTTATCTTGTAGCTGCAACCCGAGTTCCGCGGCAGAAAGGTCATGTAGGCCCCCGGCCCATGCCCGAGCGGACCCCATGGCCCGCCCCAGGAGCCGGGCACCGCCCGGATCGTCGTTCGAACTGTACGCCCAGGCGATGCTCGACTTCTGGATGGGGAAGCACGTCCGCGTGGAGTTCGAGCGGGACGACGGGTACCGCAGCTTGTCCGCGATCCACGCGTACTTCAGCACGTTCAACGCGTGGCCTCGGATGGAGCGAGAGGCCATGAAGGAGGTCCGAGGACGCGTGCTCGATCTGGGCTGCGGCCCCGGGCGCCATGCGCTCTACCTCCAGACCAAGCGCCACCCGGTCGTCGGCCTCGACGCCTCGCCGACCCAGGTCGCCCTCGCCCGGATCCGGGGCGTTCAGGAGGTCTACCTCGGGAACGTGCACCGGATCCCCCGGGGGCTGGGCACGTTCGACACCGTGCTGCTCCTGGGCAACAACCTCGGCCTGCCCGGAGACGTGCCGCACATGCGCGCGTTCCTCCGCGGCCTGAAGCCCGTCATGCGGCGGAAGGGGCGCCTCGTGGGCCACGGCCGGATCCCGGGCACGTGGTCCGTGGACCATCTGCCCTACGTGAAGCGGAACATCGCGCGGGGCCGTCCCGCGGGGCAGCTCACCCTCCGCGTCCGCTACAAGGGCCGCATCGGGGACTGGTTCGACCTGCTCCTCCTGTCGCCGGAGGACCTCGCGCGGATCGCACACCAGAGCGGATGGGAACTCACGCGCGTGATCTGGGGCGGCGGCTACGCGCCCGGCGACTACATAGCGGTCGTCGAACCCCGCGGACGCATGGCTCGCTCGATTTAGGTCCGCCGAAATTTATAGAAATCCGGCGGGTAAGTTTCATCAGGGAGGGCCCCTTGGTTGACATGGATGGCCCTCCTCGATCAGTTCCGGACGGAACCGCTCCCGACGAAGTGGCAGGACGAGGGCCGCCTCTGGCAGGAGACGTACTTCCCCGAGATGCCCGTCGTCCTGGACGCGGCGAACTGGAATCGATACTATCCCGGGACGCCCCTCCCGCTCCTGACGTGTGTGCTCGCGAAGCCGGACGGCTTCGCGGACTTCGCGCGCAAGGTCGTCGGCGCGACGTCAGCCACCGCGGACCTCACCACGCGCGTCTGGAAGGCCGACGACATGCCGGACAACCAGTACATGACCGCTTTGAAGATCATCCGCGCCCAGGCGTCCACGGAGCTCGGGTCCATCCAGCAGCACCGGATGGTGTACGAGCAGCTCGACTCCGGGTCCCTGAACGGCCTCGACCGGGAGGTCGTCGAGGGCATGCACCGCACGGACCCGACGGGCCACCGGCTCGACGCGATCTCGTTCTCCAAGAAGCGCGTCTGCGTGGAGGAGCTGCGGCACCACATGCAGATGGCGGGCGTCCTCACCCTGGATGCGAGCTTCGACCGGACCCGGTGGGGGCACCACTGGGCCACGGAGACCATGGAGGAGCTCTTCGCGATGAAGCCTGGGGAGCACGTCCTCGACGCGTTCAATATCGAGTTCAAGAGCATCATGGACTCCGCGACGTTCCTGAGCCTAATCGACCGCGTGGGGAAGTTCCAGCTCGAGATGCAGCACCACTTCCACTACGGGCCCATGGCCGTGTCCATGCCCTGGATGCGGTGGAAGGAGGAGTCCTACCACCTCGCGGCGGGGGAGACGCTCATGAAGGCGATCGCCGCGGCCGCGATCCACGACGGCGGCAACTTCGGCGTGGACGACCTGCAGCGGACGATCAACATGTGGTATCCCCGGGGCCTCGAGATGTTCGGCTCCGAGCTCGGGGGCGGCCTTGTGAAGGGCGTCTTCAAGACCCTGACGAACGGCGAGGCCCAGGCGATCTACATCGAGGAGGTCCGCGGCAAGGTGAAGGACGTGAACCTCGCGATGATCGCGTCCAAGGCGCGCTGCACGAAGGACGAGGCGGAGCGCATTCTCGCGCGGCTCGAGAACGGCGAGGAGGTCCACGGCCTGACGAAGGCCGACCTCGTGTTCCTGCCCGACCGGCGGTTCTTCCGGATTCGCGGCCTCCAGGAGTACGGGGACTTCCGGAACGCGGGCAGCGACTCCGCGGGCGTGGGCTACGTCTACCTGCCGTACGACGTCCATGGGAACCTGCTCACGCACGACGGCAAGCCCGTGGAGCGGCAGGCGTACGCGGACTACCTGAAGACCGTCCTCCCCGAACGGTACATGACGAGCCGCCACTGGGAGTTCGTGAAGGACGAATTCCTCTTCAACGACAAGTGGGGCGAGCCCGAGAAGGTTCGCTAGGCCCGCAGCGGCGTCGAATCGCCATGCTTTATAACGAGCCGCCTTCTTAGGACGCGCCGAGGGGCATCCGATGGACCTCACGTACATGTCCTTGGAGAGGAAGGACCGCGTGGCCGTGGCCTGGTTCAACAAGCCGAAGATGAACACGTACGACACGGACCTCATGAGGGACATCAGCAACGTGATCGACGAGGTGCGCTTCGACGACTCGATCGACATCTGCGTCTTCGCCTCGAAGCTCGACGGGATCTGGTCCTCCGGTGCGGACATCAACCTCCTCGCGACGTCCACGCCGGAGTACAAGGCGATGTTCTGCCTGAACTGCCAAGAGGTCCTGAACAAGATGGAGACCACGCCGAAGCTGTTCATCGCGGCGATCGACGGGCACTGCGTGGGCGGCGGACTCGAGATCGCCCTCGCCGCGGACCTCCGCTTCGCCTCGGACGGTCCGTGGAAGATCGGCCTGCCCGAGGTCACCCTCGGGGTGCTCCCGGGCACCGGCGGCACGCAGCGCCTGCCGCGGCTCATCGGGAAGAGCCGCGCGATCGACCTGATGACCACGGGCCGCACGCTCACGCCCAAGGAGGCCCTGGAGTGGGGCATCCTGAACCGGGTGTTCCCGCGGGAGAAGTTCATGGAGGAGACCATCGCGTTTGCCGAGAGCCTTGCCTACCCGAACCACGCCGCGCGCGCGGTCGGTCTGATCAAGCGCTCCGTCGTCGAAGGCGTCGAGGTCCCGCTCCACGAGGGGCTCGCCCTCGAACGCGAGCTCCAGAACCGCCTGTTCTCCATGGCGGACGCGAAGGAGGGTTTCAAGGCCTTCCTCGAGAAGCGGAAGCCGCGGTTCCAGGGCAAGTGACCGCCGAAGGGAATAGAGCGAGCCTTTAGGCCGCAGCGCGGCATGGGCGGCTTCATGGCCCTCGACGTGCGCGTTCGCCAGGCCAAGGTGCGCGACCTGCCCGTGCTCACCCGCCTCTGGCGCGAGCTCGTGGGCTTCCACGAGGCCCTGGGAGGCCAGGACTTCCGCCTCGCGCCGGGCGCCGAGGCGGGCTGGAAGAAATACCTCCGGGGCCACTTGGGGAAATCGGACCGACTCTGCCTCGTCGCCGAGGCCGGCGATCAGGCCGTCGGATTCCTGGTCGCCGGCATCGAGCGTCAGCCCGGGATCTTCATGGAGCGCGACTACGGCCACATCTCCGACGTCTACGTCCAAGAGCCGCAGCGGGGGAAGGGCGTGGGGAAGGCCCTCGTGGCCGAGGCCCTGCGGTGGTTCGAGGAGAAGCGCGTGGTTCGCGTGCGGCTCCAGACGGACGCCCGGAACACGCTCGGGTTCGAGTTCTGGAAGAAGCTCGGGTTTCAGACCACGGTCTTCACGATGGACAAGCTCATGTGAGCGTGGAGACCCCCAGGAGCTCCCCGCGTCGCGAGGCCAGAATCAACCTTAAACAAGGTTGATTTCGTTCGGAAGGCCTAAACGCTGCCGCGACTCTCCCCGTGCGTTTCCATGGCCTCTTCCCTCGTCCGGGTCGAACGCCGCGGACCCATTGCGGTCGCGACCCTGAACCGGCCCGAGAAGCACAACGCGATGTCCCTCGAGATGAAGGACGCGGTCGTCGCGGCGCTGCGGGAGCTCGAGGCGGACGCCTCGGTGCGGGTCATCGTGGTCACAGGCGCCGGGGACAAGGCCTTCGTCGCCGGTGCCGACATCGCCGAGTTCCAGGGACGGACGCTCACGGAGCAGCAGCGGATGTACCAGGAGGGCACCGTGTACGATGCCGTGGACCGGGTGGCCAAGCCGCTGATCGCCCGGATCGACGGCTTCTGCTTTGGCGGGGGGTTGGAACTCGCCCTGGCATGCGACATCCGGATTGCCTCGGAGCGGTCCGTGTTCGGCCAATCCGAAGTGAACATCGGGATCATCCCGGGAGGCGGCGGGAGCCAGCGCCTGCCCCGCCTCGTCGGGCTGGGTACCGCG
This window harbors:
- a CDS encoding GNAT family N-acetyltransferase is translated as MALDVRVRQAKVRDLPVLTRLWRELVGFHEALGGQDFRLAPGAEAGWKKYLRGHLGKSDRLCLVAEAGDQAVGFLVAGIERQPGIFMERDYGHISDVYVQEPQRGKGVGKALVAEALRWFEEKRVVRVRLQTDARNTLGFEFWKKLGFQTTVFTMDKLM
- a CDS encoding methyltransferase domain-containing protein, whose protein sequence is MARPRSRAPPGSSFELYAQAMLDFWMGKHVRVEFERDDGYRSLSAIHAYFSTFNAWPRMEREAMKEVRGRVLDLGCGPGRHALYLQTKRHPVVGLDASPTQVALARIRGVQEVYLGNVHRIPRGLGTFDTVLLLGNNLGLPGDVPHMRAFLRGLKPVMRRKGRLVGHGRIPGTWSVDHLPYVKRNIARGRPAGQLTLRVRYKGRIGDWFDLLLLSPEDLARIAHQSGWELTRVIWGGGYAPGDYIAVVEPRGRMARSI
- a CDS encoding enoyl-CoA hydratase/isomerase family protein; amino-acid sequence: MASSLVRVERRGPIAVATLNRPEKHNAMSLEMKDAVVAALRELEADASVRVIVVTGAGDKAFVAGADIAEFQGRTLTEQQRMYQEGTVYDAVDRVAKPLIARIDGFCFGGGLELALACDIRIASERSVFGQSEVNIGIIPGGGGSQRLPRLVGLGTALKLTLTGDRIDAAEALRIGLVDEVVAHPALDRRVDEIASRIASKSAVAVRLAKAAVKASARLPLDQGLRYEQTLFGLVFASADKEEGVRAFLEKRAPRWSDK
- a CDS encoding DUF2080 family transposase-associated protein, translating into MARTRRESKFEVFGEEMLEKVVAKSGSSGRVYLPPDWIGKRVKVIRVD
- a CDS encoding enoyl-CoA hydratase/isomerase family protein, which translates into the protein MDLTYMSLERKDRVAVAWFNKPKMNTYDTDLMRDISNVIDEVRFDDSIDICVFASKLDGIWSSGADINLLATSTPEYKAMFCLNCQEVLNKMETTPKLFIAAIDGHCVGGGLEIALAADLRFASDGPWKIGLPEVTLGVLPGTGGTQRLPRLIGKSRAIDLMTTGRTLTPKEALEWGILNRVFPREKFMEETIAFAESLAYPNHAARAVGLIKRSVVEGVEVPLHEGLALERELQNRLFSMADAKEGFKAFLEKRKPRFQGK